The following are encoded in a window of Streptomyces sp. SAT1 genomic DNA:
- a CDS encoding Fur family transcriptional regulator has product MTAARPPTTAEELRGAGLRVTAARVALLETVRAGDHLAAEAVAAGVRARVGHISLQAVYEALHALTEAGLVRRIAPAGGPARYEGRVGDNHHHAVCRSCGAVADVDCATGRAPCLTASAGHGFTVDEAEVVYWGRCPACSGAPRT; this is encoded by the coding sequence ATGACGGCAGCCCGGCCCCCGACCACCGCCGAAGAGCTGCGCGGTGCCGGCCTGCGTGTGACGGCCGCCCGCGTCGCCCTCCTGGAGACCGTGCGCGCCGGTGACCACCTCGCGGCGGAGGCCGTCGCCGCCGGGGTGCGCGCCCGCGTCGGCCACATCTCCCTCCAGGCCGTGTACGAGGCGCTGCACGCCCTCACCGAGGCCGGACTCGTACGCCGTATCGCCCCCGCCGGAGGCCCGGCCCGCTACGAGGGCCGCGTCGGGGACAACCACCACCACGCCGTGTGCCGCTCGTGCGGTGCCGTCGCCGACGTGGACTGCGCGACGGGGCGCGCGCCCTGCCTCACCGCGTCCGCGGGCCACGGCTTCACCGTCGACGAGGCCGAGGTCGTCTACTGGGGCCGCTGCCCGGCCTGTTCCGGCGCGCCCCGCACCTGA
- a CDS encoding ion transporter has translation MPQQHPRETATAPDTARTRLAHRCRGLTEARWFALAVFAVILLNAALLGVETYPGLAARWHHGLRLAEHACLAVFTAEILLRLAAHADRPRDFLKDPWNLFDLAVVLCAFLPLVRENATVLRLLRLARVLRTARFLPQLRVVLVAVARSLPGTLSFLLVGTLLLYVYAMVGWVLFGHADPQHYGSLGRAALTLFLLMTLDGIGDAVHAGLEVSRWSLLYYASYVLLASFVLVNVLIGVVLTSLDEAREMERDDPPAPPRVPAPAEDRHDLLERIGAARRALDDLERGLAAAPPTPAARPDLDRSFS, from the coding sequence ATGCCGCAGCAGCACCCCCGGGAGACCGCCACCGCGCCGGACACCGCCCGCACCCGGCTGGCACACCGCTGCCGCGGCCTCACCGAGGCCCGGTGGTTCGCCCTCGCCGTCTTCGCCGTCATCCTCCTCAACGCCGCCCTGCTGGGCGTCGAGACCTACCCCGGACTCGCCGCACGGTGGCACCACGGGTTACGCCTGGCCGAACACGCCTGCCTGGCGGTGTTCACCGCGGAGATCCTGCTGCGCCTGGCCGCCCACGCCGACCGGCCGCGGGACTTCCTCAAGGACCCGTGGAACCTCTTCGACCTCGCCGTGGTGCTCTGCGCCTTCCTGCCCCTGGTCCGCGAGAACGCCACCGTGCTGCGGCTGCTGCGCCTGGCCCGCGTGCTGCGCACCGCCCGCTTCCTGCCCCAACTGCGCGTCGTGCTGGTCGCGGTGGCCCGCAGCCTGCCCGGCACCCTCAGCTTCCTGCTCGTCGGGACCCTCCTGCTGTACGTCTACGCCATGGTCGGCTGGGTCCTCTTCGGCCACGCCGACCCGCAGCACTACGGCTCCCTCGGCCGCGCCGCCCTCACCCTCTTCCTGCTGATGACCCTGGACGGCATCGGCGACGCGGTGCACGCCGGCCTGGAGGTGTCGCGCTGGAGCCTGCTCTACTACGCCTCCTATGTGCTGCTCGCCTCCTTCGTCCTGGTCAACGTCCTCATCGGCGTGGTCCTGACCTCCCTGGACGAGGCCCGGGAGATGGAACGGGACGACCCGCCCGCGCCCCCGCGTGTCCCCGCACCCGCCGAGGACCGGCACGACCTGCTGGAACGGATCGGTGCGGCCCGGCGGGCCCTGGACGACCTGGAGCGCGGTCTCGCCGCCGCCCCGCCGACTCCCGCCGCTCGACCGGATCTTGACCGTTCGTTTTCTTGA
- the pgm gene encoding phosphoglucomutase (alpha-D-glucose-1,6-bisphosphate-dependent): MQQERAGAPGGPAGPDDLIDVARLVTAYYALHPDPAEPGQRVAFGTSGHRGSSLAAAFNEDHIAATSQAICEYRAAQGTDGPLFLGADTHALSEPARVTALEVFAAGGVTVLIDAADGYTPTPAVSHAILTHNRGRSSGLADGVVVTPSHNPPADGGFKYNPPSGGPAGSEATSWIQDRANEIIAGGLKDVRRIPYTRALAAETTGRHDFLGAYVSDLPSVLDLDAIRGAGVRIGADPLGGASVAYWGRIAEQHRLDLTVVNPLTDPTWRFMTLDWDGRIRMDCSSPYAMASLIERRDRFQIATGNDADADRHGIVTPDAGLMNPNHYLATAISYLYAHRTEWPSGAGVGKTLVSSGMIDRVAADLGRPLVEVPVGFKWFVDGLAGGSLGFGGEESAGASFLRRDGSVWTTDKDGIILALLASEITAVTGRTPSQHYTALTERFGEPAYARIDAPASREEKARLAKLSPAQVTADTLAGEPVTAVLTEAPGNGAAIGGIKVATENAWFAARPSGTEDVYKIYAESFRGADHLGRVQDEAKQVVLAALGG, from the coding sequence ATGCAGCAGGAACGAGCGGGCGCACCGGGCGGGCCGGCCGGACCGGACGACCTGATCGACGTGGCCCGCCTGGTGACCGCGTACTACGCGCTGCACCCGGACCCGGCCGAACCGGGCCAGCGGGTGGCGTTCGGCACCTCGGGACACCGCGGCTCCTCCCTCGCGGCGGCCTTCAACGAGGACCACATCGCCGCGACCAGCCAGGCGATCTGCGAGTACCGCGCGGCCCAGGGCACCGACGGCCCGCTCTTCCTCGGCGCCGACACCCACGCCCTGTCCGAGCCCGCCCGGGTCACCGCCCTCGAGGTGTTCGCGGCAGGCGGCGTCACCGTGCTCATCGACGCGGCCGACGGCTACACCCCCACCCCGGCCGTCTCGCACGCCATCCTCACCCACAACCGCGGGCGCTCCTCGGGCCTCGCGGACGGCGTCGTCGTCACCCCCTCGCACAACCCGCCCGCCGACGGCGGCTTCAAGTACAACCCGCCCAGCGGCGGCCCGGCCGGCTCCGAGGCCACCTCCTGGATCCAGGACCGCGCCAACGAGATCATCGCGGGCGGCCTGAAGGACGTACGGCGGATCCCGTACACCCGGGCGCTCGCCGCGGAGACCACCGGCCGCCACGACTTCCTCGGCGCCTATGTCTCGGACCTGCCGAGCGTGCTGGACCTGGACGCGATCCGCGGCGCGGGGGTACGGATCGGCGCCGACCCGCTGGGCGGCGCCTCGGTGGCGTACTGGGGACGGATCGCCGAGCAGCACCGGCTCGACCTGACCGTGGTCAATCCGCTCACCGACCCCACCTGGCGCTTCATGACGCTGGACTGGGACGGCAGGATCCGCATGGACTGCTCCTCGCCGTACGCCATGGCCTCGCTCATCGAGCGGCGCGACCGGTTCCAGATCGCCACCGGCAACGACGCCGACGCCGACCGGCACGGCATCGTCACCCCGGACGCCGGTCTGATGAACCCCAACCACTACCTGGCCACGGCCATCTCCTACCTGTACGCCCACCGCACCGAGTGGCCGTCGGGGGCGGGCGTGGGCAAGACGCTGGTGTCCTCCGGCATGATCGACCGGGTCGCCGCCGATCTGGGCCGGCCCCTGGTGGAGGTGCCCGTCGGCTTCAAGTGGTTCGTGGACGGACTGGCCGGCGGCTCGCTCGGCTTCGGCGGCGAGGAGTCGGCCGGGGCGTCGTTCCTGCGCCGCGACGGCTCGGTGTGGACCACCGACAAGGACGGCATCATCCTGGCCCTGCTCGCCTCCGAGATCACCGCCGTCACCGGCAGGACGCCCTCCCAGCACTACACCGCCCTCACCGAGCGCTTCGGCGAGCCCGCCTACGCCCGGATCGACGCGCCGGCGAGCCGCGAGGAGAAGGCGCGCCTGGCCAAGCTGTCCCCGGCCCAGGTCACCGCCGACACCCTCGCGGGCGAGCCGGTCACCGCCGTGCTCACCGAGGCGCCCGGCAACGGCGCCGCCATCGGCGGCATCAAGGTGGCCACCGAGAACGCCTGGTTCGCGGCCCGCCCGTCCGGCACCGAGGACGTGTACAAGATCTACGCGGAGTCCTTCCGGGGCGCCGACCACCTCGGCCGGGTCCAGGACGAGGCCAAGCAGGTCGTCCTGGCGGCGCTCGGCGGCTGA
- a CDS encoding potassium-transporting ATPase subunit C, with product MNNTLPNTARLLGAGLRALLVLTLVTGVLYPLLVTGIAQGLFPGKANGSEVSSGGRVVGSALIGQSYDLPLKKGQRTPAADLKWFQGRPANGLATNTLNTRYKLLVSGATNLAADNKTLVDQVREAQAAVVKDNSVPGHPVSPADVPADAVTSSGSGLDPDISPQYARIQVYRVAERNGLPPARVQRLVADHTEGRTLGFMGEPRVNVLELNIALSRLVARR from the coding sequence ATGAACAACACCCTCCCGAACACCGCCCGGCTGCTGGGCGCGGGCCTGCGCGCGCTGCTCGTGCTGACACTGGTCACCGGCGTCCTCTATCCGCTCCTGGTCACCGGCATCGCCCAGGGGCTGTTCCCGGGCAAGGCCAACGGCTCCGAGGTCAGCTCGGGCGGCAGGGTCGTCGGCTCCGCCCTCATCGGCCAGTCCTACGACCTCCCGCTCAAGAAGGGGCAGCGGACACCGGCCGCCGACCTGAAGTGGTTCCAGGGCCGGCCCGCCAACGGGCTGGCCACCAACACCCTGAACACCCGCTACAAGCTGCTGGTGTCCGGCGCCACCAACCTCGCCGCCGACAACAAGACCCTCGTCGACCAGGTACGGGAGGCCCAGGCGGCCGTCGTCAAGGACAACTCGGTGCCCGGCCATCCCGTCTCGCCCGCCGACGTCCCGGCCGACGCGGTCACCTCCTCCGGCTCCGGTCTCGACCCCGACATCTCCCCGCAGTACGCGCGGATCCAGGTGTACCGGGTCGCCGAGCGCAACGGCCTGCCGCCCGCCCGGGTGCAGCGGCTGGTCGCCGACCACACCGAGGGCCGCACCCTGGGCTTCATGGGCGAACCCCGGGTGAACGTCCTCGAACTCAACATCGCCCTGTCCCGGCTGGTGGCACGGCGCTGA
- the kdpB gene encoding potassium-transporting ATPase subunit KdpB, which produces MSTVTPARAPHPDLPTGHSPDRGRVGAGLFDPAQLLRSLPDAFRKLDPRVQVKSPVMFVVWVGSVLTTAFSCVHPGDWFGWTISVWLWLTVVFANLAEAVAEGRGKAQADTLRRAKSDTVARRLAADGTEEQVAGTALAIGDRVVCEAGDIIPGDGDVVEGVASVDESAITGESAPVIRESGGDRSAVTGGTKVLSDRIVVRITTRPGETFIDRMIGLVEGAARQRTPNEIALNILLASLTIAFLLACATLPPFAHYAGTHLTLVVLVALLVCLIPTTIGALLSAIGIAGMDRLVQRNVLAMSGRAVEAAGDVSTLLLDKTGTITLGNRQAAAFVPVRGTTEAELADAAQLSSLADETPEGRSVVVLAKERYGLRERHQGELAGAEWVAFTAQTRMSGVDVDGRSIRKGAAGSVAAWVTGRGGTVAEDADTIVAGISEAGGTPLLVAVEDGRGARVLGVVHLKDVVKDGMRERFSELRRMGIRTVMITGDNPLTAKAIAEEAGVDDFLAEATPEDKMALIKREQAGGKLVAMTGDGTNDAPALAQADVGVAMNTGTSAAKEAGNMVDLDSNPTKLIEIVEIGKQLLITRGALTTFSIANDVAKYFAIIPALFAAVYPGLDKLNVMQLSSPSSAILSAVVFNALIIVALVPLALKGVRYRPMSADRMLRRNLGLYGIGGLIAPFAGIKLIDLLLSLIPGIG; this is translated from the coding sequence ATGTCCACCGTCACCCCCGCCCGTGCGCCGCACCCCGACCTGCCCACCGGGCACTCCCCGGACCGGGGCCGGGTCGGCGCGGGCCTCTTCGACCCGGCGCAGCTGCTCAGGTCGCTGCCGGACGCCTTCCGCAAGCTCGACCCGCGGGTGCAGGTCAAGTCGCCCGTGATGTTCGTGGTCTGGGTCGGCTCGGTGCTGACCACCGCCTTCTCCTGTGTCCACCCCGGCGACTGGTTCGGCTGGACCATCAGCGTCTGGCTCTGGCTGACCGTGGTCTTCGCCAATCTCGCCGAGGCCGTCGCCGAGGGCCGCGGCAAGGCCCAGGCCGACACCCTGCGCCGGGCCAAGTCCGACACCGTGGCCCGGCGGCTGGCCGCCGACGGCACCGAGGAGCAGGTCGCCGGGACCGCCCTCGCCATCGGCGACCGGGTGGTCTGCGAGGCCGGCGACATCATCCCCGGGGACGGCGACGTCGTCGAGGGCGTGGCGAGCGTCGACGAGTCCGCGATCACCGGTGAGTCCGCGCCCGTCATCCGGGAGTCCGGCGGTGACCGGTCCGCGGTGACCGGAGGGACCAAGGTGCTCTCCGACCGGATCGTCGTACGGATCACCACCCGGCCGGGGGAGACCTTCATCGACCGGATGATCGGCCTGGTCGAGGGCGCCGCACGGCAGCGGACGCCCAACGAGATCGCGCTGAACATCCTGCTGGCCTCGCTCACCATCGCGTTCCTGCTGGCCTGTGCCACCCTGCCGCCCTTCGCTCACTACGCGGGCACCCACCTCACGCTCGTGGTGCTGGTGGCGCTCCTGGTCTGCCTGATCCCGACCACGATCGGCGCGCTGCTGTCGGCCATCGGCATCGCGGGCATGGACCGGCTGGTGCAGCGCAATGTGCTGGCCATGTCCGGCCGGGCGGTCGAGGCCGCGGGCGACGTCTCCACGCTGCTGCTGGACAAGACCGGCACCATCACCCTGGGCAACCGGCAGGCGGCCGCGTTCGTGCCGGTGCGCGGCACCACCGAGGCCGAACTCGCCGACGCCGCCCAGCTCTCCTCGCTGGCCGACGAGACGCCCGAGGGCCGCTCCGTCGTCGTCCTGGCCAAGGAGCGGTACGGGCTCAGGGAGCGCCACCAGGGCGAACTGGCCGGCGCCGAATGGGTCGCGTTCACCGCGCAGACCCGGATGTCCGGGGTGGACGTCGACGGCCGCAGCATCCGCAAGGGCGCGGCCGGCTCGGTCGCCGCCTGGGTCACCGGGCGCGGCGGCACGGTGGCCGAGGACGCCGACACGATCGTCGCGGGCATCTCCGAGGCGGGCGGCACCCCGCTGCTGGTCGCCGTCGAGGACGGGCGCGGAGCCCGGGTGCTGGGCGTCGTCCACCTCAAGGACGTCGTCAAGGACGGCATGCGGGAACGATTCTCCGAGCTGCGCCGCATGGGCATCAGGACCGTCATGATCACCGGCGACAACCCGCTGACCGCCAAGGCGATCGCCGAGGAGGCGGGCGTCGACGACTTCCTCGCCGAGGCCACCCCCGAGGACAAGATGGCCCTCATCAAGCGGGAGCAGGCGGGCGGCAAGCTGGTCGCGATGACCGGCGACGGCACCAACGACGCACCGGCCCTCGCCCAGGCGGACGTCGGCGTGGCGATGAACACCGGCACGTCGGCCGCCAAGGAGGCCGGCAACATGGTCGACCTCGACTCCAACCCGACCAAGCTCATCGAGATCGTGGAGATCGGCAAGCAGCTGCTGATCACCCGGGGCGCGCTCACCACCTTCTCCATCGCCAACGACGTGGCGAAGTACTTCGCGATCATCCCGGCGCTGTTCGCCGCGGTCTACCCGGGCCTGGACAAGCTCAACGTCATGCAGCTGTCCTCGCCCAGCTCGGCGATCCTGTCCGCCGTCGTCTTCAACGCGCTGATCATCGTCGCGCTGGTGCCGCTCGCCCTCAAGGGCGTGCGCTACCGGCCGATGAGCGCCGACCGGATGCTCCGCCGCAACCTCGGCCTCTACGGCATCGGCGGGCTGATCGCCCCCTTCGCCGGCATCAAGCTGATCGACCTGCTCCTGTCCCTCATTCCCGGAATCGGCTGA